One window from the genome of Cucumis melo cultivar AY chromosome 10, USDA_Cmelo_AY_1.0, whole genome shotgun sequence encodes:
- the LOC103489341 gene encoding protein trichome birefringence-like 18: MTWAMRKGSQMAAYPRTISWIAISVGGLAIFLIFGSWFLVSYPIGSIMRGYFYGVDSSKDLDFVISLGNQSATVPGHDSNVDLVTKKSFSDESIVDGKFESASNPPSQSSLNRPADDKSSDVIDEDLSSKSKSPDATKSSSRSVVPATKEKRDEGTNPSELSSQDESEAPIVTSKVENGGSVSKDSTNNSSDTDTRSKNDIGVKSDDLPDPDDGSTASDLGCDLYHGSWVYDSAGPLYKNNSCPVLSQMQNCQGNGRPDKEYENWRWKPSQCNLPRFDAKTFLKLMSGKTLAFIGDSVARNQMESMLCALWQVEVPKNRGNKKMQRYYFRSTSVMIVRIWSSWLVKQTSEPLDFASDDVVKLHLDAPDDNFMEFIPTFDVIVISSGHWFAKRSVYVLNNEIVGGQLWWPDKSRPMKVNNIEAFRISVETILTSLATSPNYTGLTIVRSYSPDHYEGGAWNTGGSCTGKERPLAIGERVENKFTNIMHDKQVAGFDAAIKKLTNKSRLKLMDITEAFEYRHDGHPGPYRNTDPNKLTKRGPDGKPPPQDCLHWCMPGPVDTWNELVLELIRRDFEGNTQFSS; encoded by the exons ATGACTTGGGCCATGCGGAAGGGTTCACAAATGGCTGCATATCCGAGAACAATTTCTTGGATTGCCATTTCAGTTGGAGGATTGGCTATCTTCTTGATCTTTGGATCTTGGTTCTTAGTCTCCTACCCAATAGGTTCCATAATGCGCGGGTACTTCTACGGTGTTGATAGTTCAAAGGATTTGGATTTTGTAATTTCTCTAGGAAATCAAAGTGCTACTGTTCCTGGCCATGACAGCAATGTAGATCTAGTTACAAAAAAATCCTTTTCAGATGAGAGTATAGTTGACGGAAAATTTGAATCTGCATCAAATCCACCGTCTCAAAGTAGTTTGAACAGACCTGCAGATGATAAAAGTTCAGACGTAATTGATGAGGATTTGTCCTCCAAGTCCAAGTCACCAGATGCCACGAAATCAAGTAGTCGATCAGTTGTTCCAGCAACCAAGGAGAAGAGAGATGAAGGGACAAATCCTTCAGAATTGTCTTCACAAGATGAGTCAGAGGCTCCTATAGTTACATCCAAAGTTGAAAATGGTGGATCTGTTTCCAAAGATTCTACAAACAATTCCAGTGATACAGATACACGTTCTAAAAATGATATTGGTGTCAAATCAGATGACTTACCTGATCCAGATGATGGGAGCACGGCATCAGATTTAG GCTGTGATTTGTACCATGGAAGCTGGGTTTATGATTCTGCAGGACCATTGTATAAAAATAATTCATGCCCTGTCCTGTCACAGATGCAGAACTGCCAGGGCAATGGGAGACCGGACAAGGAGTATGAGAATTGGCGATGGAAGCCCTCTCAATGTAACCTCCCAAGATTTGATGCCAAGACATTTTTGAAGTTGATGAGTGGTAAAACACTTGCTTTTATTGGTGACTCAGTTGCTCGCAATCAAATGGAGTCGATGTTGTGTGCTTTGTGGCAG GTAGAAGTTCCTAAAAACAGGGGAAATAAGAAAATGCAAAGATATTATTTCAGGTCAACCTCTGTGATGATTGTTCGAATATGGTCATCATGGCTTGTGAAGCAAACAAGTGAGCCTTTAGATTTTGCTTCAGATGATGTTGTCAAACTTCACCTTGATGCCCCTGATGACAATTTCATGGAATTTATCCCAACTTTTGATGTCATTGTCATTTCATCTGGTCACTGGTTTGCCAAGCGGTCGGTTTACGTTCTAAATAACGAGATTGTAGGAGGACAGCTGTGGTGGCCTGATAAATCTCGTCCTATGAAGGTTAACAACATTGAAGCATTTCGAATTTCTGTAGAAACGATTCTTACTTCTCTTGCCACAAGCCCGAATTATACGGGACTCACGATTGTGCGTTCCTATTCTCCTGATCACTATGAGGGTGGGGCCTGGAATACTGGTGGATCCTGCACTGGAAAGGAAAGGCCTCTCGCCATAGGAGAACGAGTGGAAAATAAATTCACTAACATCATGCATGATAAACAGGTAGCTGGTTTCGATGCTGCAATTAAGAAGTTGACAAATAAATCAAGGCTAAAGCTGATGGACATTACAGAAGCTTTTGAGTATCGCCACGATGGGCATCCAGGGCCTTACAGAAATACCGACCCGAATAAACTCACCAAACGTGGGCCAGATGGAAAGCCACCACCACAAGATTGCTTACACTGGTGCATGCCTGGCCCTGTAGATACCTGGAATGAGCTTGTCCTTGAACTTATAAGGAGAGATTTCGAGGGTAACACGCAGTTTTCTTCATGA
- the LOC103489343 gene encoding uncharacterized protein LOC103489343 — protein sequence MADKYEKENLAEKYLEGRPRSYPAEWYSKLAALTAGHSLACDFGTGNGQAALGAAEHYEKVIGIDVSKSQLECAMKHERVQYLHLPASMSEDEMVKSIGEENTVDLIISAEAVHWFDLPKFYAVATRLLRKHGGIIAVWGYYYISLNEAFDAAINRLTEATLPYWDENVKEYVLKGYKTLPFPFESVGIGSEGEPEEMEMEQKFSFEGMLKYLKSMGPVITAKENGVDVMCEEMVKELRDAWGGGGDLVRTVVYKCFMIAGKVKA from the exons ATGGCGGACAAGTACGAGAAGGAGAATTTAGCCGAAAAGTACCTAGAAGGAAGGCCGAGATCTTACCCCGCCGAATGGTACTCAAAACTCGCCGCTCTCACCGCCGGCCACTCCCTCGCTTGCGACTTCGGTACCGGCAACGGCCAAGCCGCTCTTGGC GCTGCAGAGCATTACGAGAAAGTAATCGGAATCGATGTGAGCAAATCGCAATTAGAATGCGCAATGAAGCACGAAAGAGTTCAATACCTCCATTTACCAGCCTCGATGAGCGAAGACGAGATGGTAAAATCAATCGGCGAGGAGAACACCGTAGATCTAATCATCTCCGCCGAAGCCGTACACTGGTTCGATCTGCCCAAATTCTACGCCGTCGCCACTCGTCTTCTCCGGAAACACGGCGGAATCATCGCGGTGTGGGGATATTACTACATATCGTTGAACGAGGCGTTCGATGCTGCGATAAATAGATTGACGGAGGCGACGCTACCTTATTGGGATGAGAATGTGAAGGAATATGTACTGAAAGGCTACAAAACGCTGCCGTTTCCGTTCGAGAGCGTGGGAATAGGATCGGAAGGGGAGCCGGAGGAGATGGAGATGGAGCAGAAGTTTTCCTTTGAAGGAATGTTGAAGTACCTGAAATCGATGGGGCCGGTGATTACGGCGAAGGAAAATGGAGTTGATGTGATGTGTGAAGAAATGGTGAAGGAATTGAGAGATGCTTGGGGCGGAGGAGGAGATTTGGTTCGAACCGTCGTCTATAAATGCTTTATGATCGCCGGAAAAGTTAAAGCGTAA
- the LOC103489340 gene encoding ABC transporter G family member 7: MVKFDRKRVGQTVMSLGGNGVGQVLVAVAAALLVRLFSGPEPALLPDYDIELEDGEKEDGDIELCEEPPASGKVMPVTIRWCNISCSLSEKSSESVRWLLKNVSGEAKPGRLLAIMGPSGSGKTTLLNILAGQLAASPRLHLSGIIDFNGKADSNKRAYRLAYVRQEDLFFSQLTVRETLTLAAELQLTEISSVEEREEYVNNLLLKLGLVNCAESCVGDARVRGISGGEKKRLSLACELIASPSVIFADEPTTGLDAFQAEKVVETLQQLAKDGHTVICSIHQPRGSVYSKFDDIILLTEGALVYAGPAHEEPLEYFSKFGYNCPDHVNPAEFLADLISIDYSSADSVYFSQKRICGLVESFSRYSSTILYANPIEKKQVLAGKNFRKSKKGGWWRQFCLLLNRAWMQASRDGPTNKVRARMSIASAIIFGSVFWRMGRSQTSIQDRMGLLQVAAINTAMAALTKTVGVFPKERAIVDRERAKGSYTLGPYLLSKLLAEIPIGAAFPLVFGAILYPMARLNPSVSRFGKFCTIVTVESFAASAMGLTVGAMVPSTEAAMAVGPSLMTVFIVFGGYYVNADNTPIIFRWIPSVSLIRWAFQGLCINEFKGLQFDCQHSFDVQTGEQALERLSFGGSRIRDTLIAQSRILLFLYYTTYLLLEKNKPKYQQLEPPPKLLIETFDSDNLHQTEHEGDLETFDDDNLDKTQPEGDLQMETFDNENLEKTQPVGTNENLEKNQAEGDLQINSFDKNNMEKPQPEEPPSLDKVESKDDNTETPQIDQIRPFILEGAK; the protein is encoded by the exons ATGGTGAAATTTGACCGCAAAAGAGTGGGCCAGACGGTCATGAGCCTTGGCGGGAACGGTGTTGGCCAAGTTTTGGTCGCCGTGGCGGCGGCTCTCCTCGTCCGTCTTTTCTCTGGACCTGAACCTGCTCTTTTGCCGGACTATGACATCGAGCTCGAGGACGGGGAGAAGGAAGATGGAGACATTGAACTCTGTGAAGAACCTCCAGCCTCCGGGAAAGTTATGCCGGTGACAATCCGGTGGTGCAATATCTCGTGCTCTCTCTCTGAGAAATCTTCTGAATCA GTGAGATGGCTTCTTAAGAATGTTAGCGGAGAAGCGAAACCAGGAAGATTATTGGCAATAATGGGTCCGTCAGGTTCAGGAAAAACAACGTTGCTCAATATTCTGGCTGGTCAGCTAGCGGCTTCACCACGGTTACATCTCTCAGGCATTATAGATTTCAATGGAAAGGCTGATTCAAATAAGAGAGCTTACAG GCTGGCATATGTGAGACAGGAGGACCTATTTTTCTCACAGCTAACTGTGCGAGAGACACTGACACTTGCTGCTGAACTTCAGCTCACTGAGATATCTTCTGTAGAAGAGAGGGAAGAATATGTTAACAATCTGCTCTTGAAACTAGGTTTG GTAAACTGTGCTGAATCATGTGTTGGTGATGCAAGAGTTCGGGGGATCAGTGGGGGTGAAAAGAAACGCTTGTCTCTTGCTTGTGAACTGATTGCCAGCCCATCTGTTATATTTGCCGATGAACCAACAACAG GACTTGATGCATTCCAGGCTGAAAAAGTGGTGGAGACACTGCAACAACTTGCGAAGGATGGGCACACAGTAATCTGCTCCATACATCAACCAAGAGGTTCTGTGTATAGCAAATTTGATGATATCATATTGTTGACAGAGGGTGCTCTTGTCTATGCTGGTCCTGCTCACGAGGAACCTTTGGAATACTTCTCTAAATTTGG GTATAATTGCCCGGACCATGTGAATCCAGCTGAGTTTCTGGCAGATCTTATATCAATTGACTATAGTTCTGCAGACAGCGTGTACTTTTCTCAGAAGAGGATCTGTGGTCTTGTTGAATCATTCTCACGATACTCTTCAACAATCTTGTATGCAAACCCAATTGAGAAAAAGCAGGTCTTGGCCGGTAAAAATTTCAGGAAAAGTAAGAAAGGAGGTTGGTGGAGGCAATTCTGCTTGCTCCTCAACCGTGCATGGATGCAG GCTTCTCGGGATGGACCAACAAATAAGGTTCGAGCACGAATGTCCATTGCATCAGCTATCATATTTGGTTCAGTCTTTTGGAGAATGGGAAGATCTCAAACATCAATCCAAGATAGGATGGGTTTGCTTCAG GTTGCAGCAATCAACACTGCAATGGCTGCTCTCACCAAGACTGTGGGTGTTTTTCCAAAGGAACGTGCAATTGTTGACAGGGAGCGTGCAAAGGGATCTTATACATTAGGCCCATATTTGCTTTCTAAATTGTTGGCTGAGATTCCAATTGGAGCTGCTTTTCCACTGGTATTTGGGGCTATTTTGTATCCCATGGCTCGTCTTAACCCATCCGTATCAAG ATTTGGGAAGTTCTGCACTATTGTCACGGTTGAATCTTTTGCTGCGTCTGCCATGGGGCTCACTGTAGGGGCTATGGTTCCGAGCACGGAAGCAGCAATGGCAGTGGGACCCTCACTCATGacagtttttattgtatttggTGGCTATTATGTCAATGCAGACAACACACCGATCATCTTTCGTTGGATTCCTAGCGTTTCTCTTATAAGATG GGCCTTTCAAGGGCTTTGCATCAATGAGTTTAAAGGTCTTCAATTTGATTGTCAGCATTCATTCGACGTTCAAACTGGAGAACAG GCTCTCGAACGACTCTCGTTTGGTGGAAGCCGTATAAGGGATACGTTGATAGCTCAAAGTAGGATACTTTTGTTCTTGTATTATACCACATACCTTCTCCTAGAAAAAAACAAGCCCAAGTACCAGCAGCTTGAGCCACCGCCCAAACTATTGATCGAAACCTTTGACAGTGACAACTTGCACCAAACCGAACACGAGGGAGATCTCGAAACCTTTGATGATGACAACTTGGACAAAACTCAACCTGAGGGAGATCTACAAATGGAAACCTTTGATAATGAAAACTTGGAGAAAACCCAACCAGTGGGAACTAATGAAAACTTGGAGAAAAACCAAGCAGAGGGAGACCTGCAAATCAATTCCTTTGACAAAAACAACATGGAGAAACCCCAACCCGAGGAACCTCCGTCTCTCGATAAAGTTGAATCGAAGGACGACAATACTGAAACACCCCAAATCGATCAAATCCGACCATTTATTCTAGAAG GTGCTAAGTAA